The Synergistaceae bacterium genomic interval GGCAGTATCACGCAAATTTAGAGTGAGGCTTTATCATGAAATATGATATTATGAAATATGTCGGGAGCATTCAGCAATTAGCTTATGTCAGGCCGGTTACTTACACGGAGGGCAGGAGCTCAGGACTCAAAGCCTTTGACGTGAAAAACTGCAAAATGTCATTTCGTGTGCTTGCTGATAAATGCTTGGACATCGGCGAATTTAGTTATGCGGGAATAAATATTAATTTTCTCTCCAAGCCGGGACTTCAGGGGCTCGGACATTACGACACTAACGGACTTGAAGCACAACGCAGCATTATGGGAGGACTATTTTTCACCGCAGGACTTGAGAATATCGGCGCACCCTGCAACGTGAATAATAAAGATTACCCCATGCACGGCAGAATTAGAACAACTCCGGCAGAACATTTGTCAAGCGATTCATACTGGGATAATGACGAGTACAAGCTAAAAATTTCGGGTGAAATGCGTGAGGCTGAATTATTCGGCGAAAATCTTGTGTTAAGGCGTTCAATCGAGACAACCTGCGGGCAGAAATCTTTTACTCTCACTGACGAATTTGAGAACGAGTCATTCAGGGATGAGCCGTTAATGCTGCTTTATCACATTAATTTGGGCTGGCCGTTTTTGGACGAGAATACAAAATTTTATATTCCTACATCACACATCACGCCCAGAGACAAAGAAGCCGACGGACACGAAAGCAAATATAACGTCATGGAAGCTCCGAAAAATAATGAGCCTGAATACGTTTTCTTTCACGAGATAAAGTCAGACTCTAACGGCAATACAGAAGTTATCGCAGTTAATCAAAATTTGAAGCTGGGATTAAAAATTTCATGGAATACGAAATATTTGCCTCACTTCATGCAATGGAAGAGCATAGCAAGCGGTGATTATGTCGTAGGGCTTGAACCGGCTAATTCACTTGTTCACGGGCGCAAATGGTATCACGGACACGGCAAAATTCACACTCTGGCACCGTTTGCAAAGGAAAAAAATATTTTGACATTCACGATTCTTGAAGGCGATTCAGAAATTAATCAAGCTGTTACGGCCTTCAAAGCAAAATTTTAACGAGGTGTATAAATAATTATGAAACGATCTGAAATCAACGCGCACATTAAGGAATTTGAAGCATTACTCAAGAAGCACTGCTTTGCTTTGCCCCCGTTTTTGAGCTTTACCCCCGAAGAATGGCAGAACAAAGGCCATGAATACGACGAAATTCGCGATAATGCTTTAGGCTGGGACATCACGGACTACGGCGAAGGAAATTTTGCGGAAAAAGGTTTATATCTCATCACGATTCGCAATGGCAATGTTCATAACAAGAAGTACATTAAGACTTACGCCGAAAAAATTATGATGCTCAGAGAAGGCCAAGTATCGCCAAATCATTTTCACTGGCATAAAATGGAGGATATTATAAACCGAGGCGGCGGAAATATCGTATTTAAGCTCTGGAACGCTGACAGGAAGACCGAACAGCCTTTAGACACCGACGTAAAAATTTTTCAGGACGGACGCGAATACACAGTTCCCGCAGGCAGTGAAGTAATCTTGAAGCCCGGCGAGTCATTGTCGCTTTATCCGTATTATTATCATGAGTTCAGGATTCAGCCCGGCACAGATTACGCGATTATCGGCGAGGTCTCAATGTGCAACGACGACAACACTGACAACAGATTTTATGAGCCTCTCGGACGTTTTCCGACGATTGAAGAGGACGAGAAGCCTTATAGATTATTATGCACGGAATATCCCCC includes:
- a CDS encoding D-lyxose/D-mannose family sugar isomerase; this translates as MKRSEINAHIKEFEALLKKHCFALPPFLSFTPEEWQNKGHEYDEIRDNALGWDITDYGEGNFAEKGLYLITIRNGNVHNKKYIKTYAEKIMMLREGQVSPNHFHWHKMEDIINRGGGNIVFKLWNADRKTEQPLDTDVKIFQDGREYTVPAGSEVILKPGESLSLYPYYYHEFRIQPGTDYAIIGEVSMCNDDNTDNRFYEPLGRFPTIEEDEKPYRLLCTEYPPAKD
- a CDS encoding aldose 1-epimerase family protein — its product is MKYDIMKYVGSIQQLAYVRPVTYTEGRSSGLKAFDVKNCKMSFRVLADKCLDIGEFSYAGININFLSKPGLQGLGHYDTNGLEAQRSIMGGLFFTAGLENIGAPCNVNNKDYPMHGRIRTTPAEHLSSDSYWDNDEYKLKISGEMREAELFGENLVLRRSIETTCGQKSFTLTDEFENESFRDEPLMLLYHINLGWPFLDENTKFYIPTSHITPRDKEADGHESKYNVMEAPKNNEPEYVFFHEIKSDSNGNTEVIAVNQNLKLGLKISWNTKYLPHFMQWKSIASGDYVVGLEPANSLVHGRKWYHGHGKIHTLAPFAKEKNILTFTILEGDSEINQAVTAFKAKF